CTCCGTCCACCCCACGGCGCCTAACACCACTCGCACCGCCCTGCCCGAAGTATTCATTTTGCCCATTGTCGATACGCATCGATGACTCAGCCCAACAACCCAAGGAACAGACAATGAAGTCAGCATTCACCAAGAGCCGTCCTCTCGCCGTTGCCGTCACCGCCCTCATCGGGCTGCCGGCCATGCTCTCCGGCTGCGGTACCGCCGCCTCATCATCATCCACGGAGTCAGTCTCGGAGATCTCCGTCATGGACTACTACAACAATGAACCTGACAAGACCTTCATCGGCGACGCCCTCACCGCCTGCGGCACCAAGGCCGGCGTCAACATCAAGCGGGAAACGGTGCCCGGTAAATCCCTGATCTCCAAGGTCCTTCAGCAGTCCTCATCCAAGACCTTGCCGGACGTGCTGATGCTGGACAACCCGGACCTGCAGCAGATTGCGGCCACGGGCGCCCTGGCTCCCCTGGCCGATTTCAACATCAGCACCGCCGACTTCGCCCCCGGCGTGCTCAGTGCGGGCACGTACAAGGACAAGGTCTACGGGCTGGCCCCCACTGTCAATACCATCGCCCTCTTCTACAACAAGGACATCCTGACGAAGGCCGGAGTGACCCCGCCGGCCACGTGGGACGAGCTGGAAGCGGCCGCCGCCAAACTGACGTCCGGGGACCAATACGGGCTGGCGTTCAATGCCAACCCCACTTATGAAGGCACCTGGCAGTTCCTGCCGGTCATGTGGTCCAACGGCGGCAACGAAAAGAACATCGACACGGAGGAAACGGCACAGGCCCTGCAGCTCTGGACCGACCTGGTGAAGGACGGCTCGGTGTCCTCCTCCGCCCTGAACTGGACGCAGGCCGATGTCAAGGACCAGTTCCTGGCCGGCAAGGCCGCCATGATGGTCAACGGACCGTGGCAGATCCCCTCCCTCGACAAGCAGGCCTCCCTGCAGTACGGCGTGGTGAAGATACCCGTCAGGGAGGCCGGCCAGACCGTTGTTGCCCCGCTCGGCGGAGAAGTCTGGACTGTTCCGCAGACCGGGAACAAGGCCCGGCAGGCCAAGGCCGCAGAGGTGGTCTCCTGCCTCAACAGCGACGAAAACCAGCTGGCCATGGCCAAGGTCCGGAACACTATCCCGTCCAAAACGACCCTGGCAGCCAAGTTTGCCGAAGAAAACCCAAAACTCGCCACGTTCACCGAACTTGTGAAAACCGCCCGCGCCCGCACGGGACAGCTGGGTGAGGAATGGCCCGCGCAGGCCACCAAGATCTACACCGCCATCCAGACGGCCCTCACCGGTAAGGCGACCCCGTCCGAGGCCCTGAAGCAAGCGCAGGGACAGTAGGCAGCGGCCATGTCACTGACAACTGATTTGTCGCAGGCGACACCTCCCAATGGAAAGGCATCCAAGGGAAAGCCGGGCGGATGGAGGGCCGGCGGCCGGCAGTCCGGCGGCGCCGGAAGGAAGGATACCTTTGCGGCGCCGCGCCGACGCAGCCGCCAGCGGCGGGAGCGCCTCTTCCAGTGGCTGTTCCTGGTGCCCGCGGTGGTCTACATGGCACTCTTCTTCGGCTACCCCGTGGTCAAGAACGTCGTCATGAGTTTCCAGGACTACACAACCGCCACGTTCTTCACCGGCGAGGCCCCGTGGGTGGGGCTGGCCAACTACGTGACGGTGCTGTCGTCGTCGTTGTTTTCCACCGCGTTGCTCAACACCGCACTGTTCACCGTAGGGTCCATCCTGGGCCAGTTCGTGATCGGTCTGGCGCTGGCGATTTTCTTCCAGCAAAAGTTCCCGCTCAACGGGATCCTCCGGAGCCTGCTCCTGCTCCCCTGGCTGCTGCCGCTGATTGTCTCCAGCGCCGTGTGGCGGTGGATCCTGGACAAGGACAGCGGTGCACTGAACCGCTTCCTGGGTGACCTGAACATCGTGGACACCGGGGTGCCATGGCTAACCAGCACGTCGCTGGCCCTGATCGCCGTCGTCGGCGTGAACATCTGGATCGGCATCCCGTTCAACCTGACTATCCTTTACGGCGGCCTGCAGGAGATCCCCGACGAGCTGTATGAGGCAGGCTCCTTGGACGGTGCCACGGGCTGGAAAGCATTCCGGCACATTACGTGGCCCATGCTCCGGCCGGTAGTGAGTGTGGTCCTGGTGCTCGGCGTCGTCTACACGCTCAAGGTCCTGGACATCATCCTTGGGCTAACAAACGGCGGACCGGCCAACTCGACACAGACGATCGCCACGCAGTCCTACGCGCTCTCCTTCCAGGAGTTCAAGTTCGGCGAGGGCGCCGCGCTGGGCAACATCCTGGTGATCATTTCGCTGGTGTTCGCGGTCCTGTATCTCCGTGCCAGCCGGCGAGCCGTTGATGAGTAAGGAAACCATGACGACGACAACAATCACCTCCCGCGCCGGCGGTCACCGGCCCGGCGGGCGCAAGGCGGCCGGCCGCAGTACCGGGCCGACCCCGGATCGCAAGAACTGGGGTGCCACGGCGCTGGCCATTTTCTTCCTGGCGGTCATGCTGTTTCCGGTCTACTGGATGGTCAACGCCTCGCTGCAGCCGAACGGCACCACCCTGGAAACATCCTGGCTGCCGCTGAAACCGGATTTCACCGGCTACGCCACCGCCATCAGCGAACAGGGCGGAAACCTGGGCACCAGCCTGGTCATTTCGCTCGGCAGCGTGGCGCTGAGTCTGGCCATCGCCGCTCCGGCAGCGTACGCCCTGGCCTACTTCAAGGTCCGCGGCGCCGGTATCGTGCTGTTCGCCATCCTGATCAGCCAGATGATCCCCGGAATCGTAGTGGCCAACGCCCTCTACACCGCCTACAACGACCTCGGCCTGCTCAACTCCATCCCGGGCCTCATCCTGGCGGACTCGGCGCACGGCATCCCGTTCGCAATCCTGATCATCCGTGCCTTCATGAACGGCATGCCGGCATCGGTGATCGAGGCGGCCCGGGTGGATGGCGCCGGGCACATCCGGGCGTTCTGGTCCATCGTGCTGCCGCTGAGCCGGAACTCGCTCATCACCGCCGGACTGTTCACGTTCCTGTTCGCCTGGAGCGACTTCCTGTTCGCCCTGACCCTGACCACCACCGAAGCTGTCCGGCCCGTAACGCTGGGAATCTTCCAGTACATCGGCGCCTACGTGAACGACTGGAGTTCGGTGATGGCCACGGCCGTGCTCGCATCCATCCCTGCCATCATCCTGCTGGTCGCCGCACAGAAATACATCGCCGCAGGCACAACCGGCGGCGCGGTCAAATAGGCCGTCTTCAACAACACTTACGAGGAGAACATCATGACTGACACCAAGCCCGTCCGCGTCACCGTCTGGAGCGAGAACCGCCACGAAAAGCGCGACGAACTCGTGGCCCGACTCTATCCCGACGGCATGCACGGCGCCGTCAAGGCAGGAATCGAGGAGAACCTCGGGGCCAAGGTCAGTGTCCGCACCGCCACTCTCGACGAACCCCAACACGGCCTTAGCGAGGAGGTCCTGGCCAACACCGACGTCCTGACCTGGTGGGGGCACATGTCGCACGGCGACGTGGAAGACGAGATCGTGGAGCGCGTGCACCGCCATGTCCTTTCCGGCATGGGCCTGATCGTTCTGCACTCCGGCCACTGGTCCAAGATCTTCACCAAGCTCATGGGCACCTCCTGCACCCTGCGCTGGCGTTCCGAACAGGACCGCGAACTTGTCTGGACCGTGGACCCCACCCACCCGATTACCAGGGGTGTACCGCATCCCATCGTGATCGACCAGCAGGAAATGTACGGCGAGTTCTTCGACATCCCCACCCCTGAGGAACTCGTGTTCATCAGCTCCTTCAGCGGCGGCGAGGTGTTCCGTTCCGGCTGCACCTTCCGCCGCGGCCACGGCAAGATCTTCTTCTTCAGCCCCGGCGACCAGGACTACCCCGTCTACCACCACAAGGACGTCCGGCGCGTCATCGCCAACGCCGTCGAGTGGGCTGTGACCGACCGCCCCGAACGCGCCTACCCCGAACTGCTGCGCTACGAAACGAACGACTTCTTCAACGGCAAGAGCTACCAGGGGGCCAACGCGTGAGCACGGACTTCGCCACTATTCCCGACGACGGAGCTCCCCTGCGCGTCATCGTCGTCGGTGCCGGCGGCATGGGCCGCGCCTGGCTAAACACGGTCCAGCAGTCGCCCCAGGTGGAACTGGCCGGCATCGTTGACCTCGACCTGGATGCCGCCCGCGCGGCAGCCGCCGCCATCGGGCGCCCGGACCTTCCGGTCGGCACCGGCACTGCAGCACTTGCGGCCGACGTCGGCGCCCGGGCCGTCATCAACGTGACAGTTCCTGCCGCGCACCACCCGGTCACCGCCGAGGCGCTGGCCGCCGGCCTGCCGGTCCTGGGCGAGAAGCCGGTTGCCTCCACCGTGTCACAGGGCCTCTCCCTCGCGGCCGCCGCCCAACTGTCCGGCCAGCTGTTTATGGTCAGCCAGTCGCGGCGCTACAACCGGCAGCTCTTCGAGGCGAAGCGGCTGGCGTCATCGCTGGGCAGCATCGGGATCGTGTCGGCCGAGTTCTTCAAAGCCCCGCATTTCGGCGGTTTCCGCGACGCCATGGACCACCCGCTGCTGTTGGACATGGCCATTCACCAGTTCGACATGGCCCGGTTCCTGCTCGACGCCGATCCGGTGTCGGTTTTCTGCGAGGAGTACAACCCGTCATGGAGCTGGTACCGCGGCGATGCCGGGGCCAGCGCCATCTTCGAAATGACCGGCGGGGAACGCTTCGTCTTCACCGGCAGCTGGTGCAGCCCCGGGCAGGAGACGTCGTGGAACGCTTCGTGGCGGATCAGCGGCGAGCACGGCACCGTGCTGTGGGACGGCGACAACGAACCCACCGTGGAATCGGCCAAACCGGCCGGATCGGCGCCGGGCGCCGACCCCGGCCAGGAGATCGCCGGCTCTCTCCGGGACTTCGTGGCAGCACTCCGCACGGGCGGCACCCCCATGGGTCAGGTTCACCGGAACATCATGAGCCTGGCAATGGTGGAGGCCGCCGTTCTCAGCGCCGCGACAGGAACCAGGGTTTCCGTCGATGGCCTGCTGGAAGAGTCCTACGCGGAGGCCATCCTGGCTGAGCGCGATCCGGGCGTGCTCGAGATCCTCAAAACCTGGCCGTCCGTCAGGGCCGCCTTGTAACTACTCAGAACATCGGCAGCAGGAACCCGGCAACCATGGCCGCCGCACCGATGCCGCTCAGGATCCAGCCGAGGACTCCGGCCGCCTCTCCGCGCACCTCCGGGGCACTGGTCCGCCAGCGGGTGGGCGTCTTCACCGCGTAGTGGATGGTGACGGCGTCCCCCGGGGCCATATGCCGGATGTCATACGGGGACATGGGCGCGTTGTGGACCTCGTGATGGTGGTCGTACCAGCGGAACCCCACGCCGCTCTCGTCGGAGTAGACCACGCCCTCCGACTGGGTCCACTGATCCTCGAACCGCCTCATCGTCTCCACCACCACCAGAAGAATGAGGCCGGCAGGCAGGCAAATCCAGGTCAGCACTTCCAGGATGGGGCCTGCAATGTCAAGAACTCCGGGCATGGTCACGATGCTACCGTTCCCGCGCATTCACGGGCCACATCCGTCGTCCGCTCCGGGGCGGGCCACGAGCCCGGCCGGCGTGCCACACTAAGGACTACGAACGGCGCACGCCTAAGGGAGCAACACACATGGTGACGGGGCAACGCACCCACCGGTTTGGCAAGGACAGGTGGCGCGGGAACGGCCTGTCCAGTGCGGACGTCTCCGAACGTGTCCGCGGGGGCCTGACCAACCTGGTTTCCAACGCGTCAAGCCGCAGCCTGTGGGACATCTTCCGTGCGAACGTCCTGACACTTTTCAATGCGATTGTGGCCGGCAGCTTCGTGCTGCTCCTGGCCTTGGGCCAGTGGCAGGACGCCCTCTTTGGCTTCGCCGCCGTCGGAAACGCCGTCATCGGGGTGGTCCAGGAGTACCGGGCCAAGAAGTCGCTGGACCGGCTTGCTGTGCTGAACTCCCCGCACGCACGGGTCCTGAGGGACGGCGCCATCCAGGACATTCCCACGGCCGAGGTGGTCCTTGACGACGTCATCCTGCTCTTCGCCGGAGACCAGGTGCCTGCGGACGCCACCGTGTTCGCCGCCAACGGTCTGGAAATCGACGAGTCCCTGCTCACCGGTGAATCCAACCCCGTGGACAAAGAAGCTGGGTCCGAGGCGCTGGCCGGGTCCAGTGTTGTGGGCGGTCAGGGCCGGGCGCAGGTTGTCCGGGTGGGGGACGACTCCTTCGCCGGCAAGCTCACGACGGCAGCCAAGCGTTTTTCCCTGGTGAACTCGGAAATCCGCACCGGCCTCAACCGGGTCCTGCGCTGGATCACATGGGGCCTCCTTCCTGTCATGGCTGTCGTTGTCAACGGGGAGATGCAAGCCCAGGGAGGCTGGAACCAGGCGCTGGCCACGGGTTCCTGGAAGACCGCCGCGGTCGGCGCCGTGGCCAGTGTCATCGCCATGGTTCCGCTGGGCCTGGTGCTTATGGCCAGCGTCGCTTTCGCCCTCGGCGGGCTGCGGCTCGCGCGCGACAAGGTCCTCATCCAGGAACTGGCAGCCGTGGAAGGGCTGGCCCGGGTGGACATGCTTTGCCTGGACAAGACCGGCACCCTCACTGAAGGACGAATCGTTTTCGACGGGATGCACGACGCCGGCGCCTCACCGGTGCAGGGGTGGAAGGAGGCGCTGGGCTGGTTCGGGGCCGACCCCGATGCAAACGCCACCGCCCGCTGCCTCGCCGCCGTCTACAAGGACGACGGCGTCCCCCGCCCGGTATCCTCCGTCCCCTTCGCGTCGTCCCGGAAATGGAGCGCCGTCAGCTTCACCGACGGGTCAGCGCCCGGCACCTGGGTGCTGGGCGCGCCGGAACTCGTCCTCGAGTCCACGACCCCGGGACACGTCCAGGCCCTGTCCTCCGCGGCCGGGCTGGCATCGTCCGGCCTCCGGACCCTGGTTCTGGCCCATGCCGGACAGCCCATGGCAGTCCGGGAAGCCGAGGAGGCAGCCCTGCCGTCCGTGCTGGTGCCTGCCGCGATACTGACATTCCGCGAAAAGATACGGCCCGACGCCGCAACGACCCTCGCCTACTTCCGGGAACAGGGCGTCGACCTCCGCATTATCTCCGGTGACGATCCGCGGACCGTGGCGGCAGTCGCCCGCGACGTGGGCCTGGACACCGCCGACGGCTACGATGCCCGCGACCTGCCGGAAGATCCCGAACTCATGGCGGACGTCCTGCAGGACCACAAGGTATTCGGCCGGGTTACCCCCGCGCAAAAGAAGGCCATGGTCTCTGCGCTGCGCAGCCGGGGCCACGTGGTGGCCATGACCGGGGACGGCGTCAATGATGCCCTCGCGCTGAAGGAAGCGGACATCGGGATTGCCATGGGCACGGCCGCCGCGGCCACCAAGGCCGTCTCCCGGCTTGTGTTGTTGGACGGGCGGTTCGACAGGCTTCCCGGCGTCGTGGCTGAGGGAAGACGGGTCATCGCCAACATCGAGCGCGTCTCGATGCTGTTCCTTGCCAAGACAGCGTATGCCATTGCCCTTTCGGTGGTCTTCGGCGGTTTGCTGTGGGGCTTTCCGTTCCTGCCGCGGCAGCTCTCCGCCACCGACGGGCTCACCATCGGCATCCCCGCTTTCTTCCTCGCGCTCATGCCCAACGCCCGGCTCTACAGGCCCGGCTTCCTCAAACGCTCCCTGACGTTTGCCGTGCCCGCAGGCCTCATCATTACCGTGGCCGTCGTTGCACTGAATACCTATGCCGCGATCGCAGGCGTGTACGGGGAGGATTCCGTGCGAACCGGGTCGGTCATGGTGCTCGCCCTGGTGGCACTCTGGGTGCTCGTGGTGCTTTCCCGGCCGCTGAACCGCTGGCGTCTCCTCATCGTCGCCTCAATGTATGCCGGCCTCCTCGCGCTGCTCACCGTCCCCGTCATCGCAGACTTCTTCGGCATCTCTTGGCCCCCGGACGAGCTCCGCAACGCGGCCCTGCTGGCGGCGCTTGTCGGGTGCGCCGCCGTCGAGCTCGTGTTCCGGTTACGCCGCCGCCTCAACGTTTGACAGTGCGCGGGCCGCGGCGCCGTGGACGCATAACTGTGTTTGGCACTACCCGGGGCCGGTTGCACCTAGGGTGGAGGGGCAACGGTTGGCATCCGCCCGCCTGCGACTGATCAACTGATTGAGGAAACAAACATGGGTTTGGGCGACAAGATCAAGAACGCTGCCGAGAAAGCAATCGGCGAGGCCAAGGAAGCACTGGGCAAGCTGACCAACAACAGCAAGCTTGAGACCGAGGGCAAGATTGATCAGGGCACGGCAGATGCGAAGCACGCAGCCGAGGACGTCAAGGACACCATCAACGACAAGTAGTCGTTACCCGATGGCCGGGGCGCGGAACCTTCCGTGTCCCGGCCATTTGGTGTCCGGGACACGGCTTGCCGGGACCTTCGCCCCTTCCATTTGAGGGCGTCCGCGACCAGTCTTGTCACATGGCAGCCTGCCCCGGGGGGAACCGACAACGGCGGGCAATGATCGGTACAGGCGGCGACAGCCATGGACGAGCCAGTGGTGCATATCAGCGGTTTCCGGATGGACTTCGCGGACACCACCGTGGTCCGCGACCTGTCCTTCGATGTCCGGGCCGGCGAGACGTTCGGGTTCCTGGGCAGCAACGGCTCGGGCAAGACCACCACCATCCGCGCCCTCCTGGGCCTCTACGAACCCACGGCCGGGGTCCTCCACATCAACGGCCGGCCCTTCAAACCCGAGCACGGCAGCAGGCTGGGCTATCTTCCGGAGGAACGCGGGCTCTACAAGAAGGAAAAGGTCATGGACGTCATGACCTACTTCGGCCGGCTCAAGGGAATGGACCGGCATTCGGCGCGGCAGTGGTCCCTGGCCTACCTCGACCGGGTGGACCTGGCCGGCAAGGCCGCCACCCAGGTGGACAAGCTCTCCAGCGGCGAGCAGCAAAAAGTCCAGCTCGGCGTCACCATCATGAACCGTCCGGAGCTCCTCATCCTCGATGAGCCCACCAAGGGCTTCGACCCCGTGAACCGCCGGCTGCTGATGGACATCATCGGGGAACAGAAGAACGACGGCGCCACGGTGGTCATGGTGACCCACCAGATGGAGGAGGTGGAGCGGCTTTGCGACCGCATCATCCTCCTGAAAGACGGCACGTCCGAGGCCTACGGCACCATCGATGAGGTGCAGAACAAATACGGCGGCCGGATCGTCCGTATCCGGCATGCCGGGCCCATACCTCCTTCACCCCATTACGAGGTGACGCTGGAGGAGACCAACTATGCGGAGCTCTCCATCACGGACGACAGCGACGAAGCGGCCATCCTGCGGGAACTCATGGACGCCGGCCTGGTCATCCGCAGCTTCACCACCACCAAAATCTCGATGGAGGACATCTTCATCCGCGTGTACGGGGACCGCACCCAGCCGCCGTCGTCCGTTCCCGGGCGCGCAGCCGCAGAGCGGGGTGCCTAGCCATGGCACAGCACAACCTTGGAACGGTCATCAGCTTCGAATTCGTGCGCACCGTCACCAAGGTGCGCTTCTGGATCGGCACGCTGTCCGTGCCCGTCATCATGGCGGTGGTGTTCGGGATGATCTTCCTCAGCAACACCAGCACCAGCACTGCCGCCGAGGCCCAGAAGAACGCCCAGTTCAGCATCTCCTACCTGGACGCCTCCGGCCTCATCACACCCGCCGACGCGGCCGCATTCGGCGCCGTTCCCGCGGCCTCGTCCGACGCCGGGATCCGGGCCGTGCAGTCCGGCGCCGTCGATGCCTACTTCGAGTTCCCCGCGCACCCCGAGACCACTGCGGTGAAGGCGTACGGCGCGGACCGGGGACTGTTCGAGAACGGCAAGTACGCCGCCGTCGCGCAGGCCATGCTGGCCCGCGCTGTGGCAGTCAAAATCGGCTCGCCCCAACTGTCCAGCCTTGCGTCGGGGTCGGCGCAGGTGGACACCGTCACCTACCAGGGGTCCGAGGTGTCCGGCGGCATGAATTCCGTGATCCCGCCGATGGCATTCCTGGTGGTTTTCTACGGACTGGTGGTGCTCCTTGCCGGGCAGATGCTGAACTCCACCCTGGAGGAGAAGGAGAACAGGGTCACCGAAATGATCCTGACAACGCTCAAGCCCACCACCCTCATCACCGGAAAGGTGCTGGCCCTGTTCATGGTGGGCCTGGTGCAGGTGGCCGTTTTCGCGTCCCCCATCCTGATCGGCGCCCTTTTCTATCGTGACGCCATGCGCATCCCCGAGTTTGACGCGTCGCAGCTCGTCTTCGACCCCCTGCGCATGACCGTCGGCCTGCTCATCCTCGTGGGCGGCTTCGCCCTGTTCACCACCACCCTGGTGGCCATCGGCGCCGTGATGCCCACCGCCAAGGAAGCCGGGAACTTCATGGGCGTGATGATCGCCCTGATCTTTATTCCGTTCTACTCCGTCAGCCTGGTGGTCTCCGAGCCGCACTCCCCGATCGTGCAGGTGTTCACCTACTTCCCGTTCTCCGCCCCGGTTACCGCGCTGCTACGGAACGCCTTCGGCTCACTGAACATCGTGGAGGCAGCCGTCGTGATCGCCGTCCTCTACATCGGGGCCGCCCTGATGCTCCGGATGGCCGTGCGGCTCTTCCAATACGGGTCCATCTCCTACACCTCGAAGGTCAGCATCAGGACCGCCCTCAAAGCTGGATCCCGGCATGCCGTGGCCGGCCCCGCGAAGCACCCGTCAGAGACGCACCCGTCAGAGACGCACGCGGCGGAGCAGTAGGCGGCGGAAAGGGGCGGGAGGCAGACCATGCGCCTGATATTCCTGGGTGACGTGATGCTGGGCCGCCTGGTGAACCGGCAGCTCAGGACCGTCCCGCCTGCCTTCCCCTGGGGCGATACCCTCCCCGTCCTGGCACAGGGGGACATCCGGTTCGCCAACCTCGAATGCGTCCTGGCCGACGGCGGGACGCCGCAACCGGGGAAAGTGTTCCATTTCCGCTCGGACGCCCGCAACGCGGCCGTCCTGGCCGCGGCGGGCATCGACGCCGTATCGCTTGCCAACAACCATGTGCTCGACTACGGGGCGGACGCCTTCCGGGAGACGCTGCCGGCGCTGGAACGCAGCGGAATCCTGCACGCCGGCGCGGGGCCGGACCTGGAGGCCGCGCAAAGGCCGGCGATCAGGCGGGCGGGTCCGGCCGCCGTCGGGCTCATCGCCTTCACGGACAACCAGCCGGACTGGGAGGCGGGTCCGGACCGCCCCGGGGTGTATTACGTGCCGGTGGCCGGGCGGCAGCAGGACGACAGAAGGGTCCATGACCTGCTGGCGCTGGTCCGCCGCACCAAGGCCAGGGCCGATCTGCTGGTGGTTTCGGCGCACTGGGGCGGCAACTGGGGAGCCGATGTGCCCTCCGGCCACCGGGACCTGGGACGGGCGCTGGTGGATGCCGGGGCCGACGTCGTGTTCGGACATTCGGCGCATATCTTCCGCGGCGTGGAACTCTACCGCGGCCGGCCCCTCATCTACAGCGCCGGCGACTTCATTGACGACTATGCCGTGGACCCCGGCGAGCGCAACGACCAGTCGTTCATCTTCTGCATGGAAACCGCAGGGATCTCGCCTGCCCGGCTGCAGCTCCATCCAACGGTCATCGCCGGGTTCCAGGCGCAACTGGCCGGTAGGGGCGCACGCCACATCGCCATGCGGATGAAGGGACTCTGCGCGCAGCTGGGAACGCAGAGCCGATGGATCGACGAATCGAACGTGCTGGAAATACCGGTGGACAGTTAGTCCCGTTTGTCCCGATCGGTGAATTCCTCATCGAGGTCGTAGTGCCTGAATTCGGTCTCCGGATTCGGTTCGCCCTCGGCCACGTATTCATAGTCCAGTTGGCGCTGGACCTGGCTGTCGAGGATCTGAAGATCCTTGTCCTCGACTTTGGTGAGGTCTTCCGGAAACTCGTCTTCCGGGGTGAGATGCAGCTTCTCGGTCATTTAGTGCCTCTCTTGGCCAGGAACTGGGTGCTGTTCTGGCAGCATCCTGGCAGTCCCCAGAATATCCGCACCTGGCGGCGGACGGAAGTCTGGCCGGCGCACGACTAGGCGGCGGACGGAAGTCTGGCCGGCGCACGACTAGCCGGCGGAGGACCGGGCCCGGGTCTTTCCGTGTTCCTCCCTCCGCCATGCCGAGGCGAAGAGCCCGCCGGTCCATCCGAGGACCAGCACAATGCCGGCCAGGGTGGGCAGGGTATTGGACACCGAGAAGCCCTCGGCGCCGATGATCCAGCCCTGGGCCAGGTAGGCCGCACCGGAGAGCACCATCAGGTACCCGATGACTCGGGAGATCCTGTGCGTGGCGGCGACTGAGATGCCGACGAGGATGAGCGCCGCTCCCAACATGAAGCTCTGGTAGCTCCGGACTCCCCACTCAAGCCACCGGATGTCCTCCGCGGCCGCGAAGCGCAGGGCTTTCTCCCCCTCGGCAGCGCCTGCCCAGGCATCCACGGCATGTTTGAGGGCCACGCCGTCCACGCCCTGCAGGACGCCGTAGAGCGCCAATGCTGCGACGGCTGCCGCAGCTCCCAGCCGGACTGTCCAGGCCGCCCGCCCGTGCCGCACGTTGAGGGCGTAGGCCAGCACCAGCAGTCCGCAGAGGATCAGCGCCATGCCGAGGAACTGCCCGAGGTGGACCGCAATCCAGATGTCACTGGCCGCATATTCGGCGAACGTCGCGGGGTGGTCGTTGGCGCTGGCCGCATCCGGGTGCTGGAGTCCGGACAGCAGCGACACAAGGACGCCGGCGAAGAGCAGCGTGGCGGACAGCCGCAGCTCGGGTCGGCGCAGCACGCCGTCGTCCGGGGAATCGTCCATGGCACTTGGTCCCTTCCGTCAGATCGCAGTTAGGGGTTTGCGGCCCGGAGCGGCCG
Above is a window of Arthrobacter sp. FB24 DNA encoding:
- a CDS encoding ThuA domain-containing protein; translated protein: MTDTKPVRVTVWSENRHEKRDELVARLYPDGMHGAVKAGIEENLGAKVSVRTATLDEPQHGLSEEVLANTDVLTWWGHMSHGDVEDEIVERVHRHVLSGMGLIVLHSGHWSKIFTKLMGTSCTLRWRSEQDRELVWTVDPTHPITRGVPHPIVIDQQEMYGEFFDIPTPEELVFISSFSGGEVFRSGCTFRRGHGKIFFFSPGDQDYPVYHHKDVRRVIANAVEWAVTDRPERAYPELLRYETNDFFNGKSYQGANA
- a CDS encoding sugar ABC transporter substrate-binding protein, giving the protein MKSAFTKSRPLAVAVTALIGLPAMLSGCGTAASSSSTESVSEISVMDYYNNEPDKTFIGDALTACGTKAGVNIKRETVPGKSLISKVLQQSSSKTLPDVLMLDNPDLQQIAATGALAPLADFNISTADFAPGVLSAGTYKDKVYGLAPTVNTIALFYNKDILTKAGVTPPATWDELEAAAAKLTSGDQYGLAFNANPTYEGTWQFLPVMWSNGGNEKNIDTEETAQALQLWTDLVKDGSVSSSALNWTQADVKDQFLAGKAAMMVNGPWQIPSLDKQASLQYGVVKIPVREAGQTVVAPLGGEVWTVPQTGNKARQAKAAEVVSCLNSDENQLAMAKVRNTIPSKTTLAAKFAEENPKLATFTELVKTARARTGQLGEEWPAQATKIYTAIQTALTGKATPSEALKQAQGQ
- a CDS encoding HAD-IC family P-type ATPase, with product MVTGQRTHRFGKDRWRGNGLSSADVSERVRGGLTNLVSNASSRSLWDIFRANVLTLFNAIVAGSFVLLLALGQWQDALFGFAAVGNAVIGVVQEYRAKKSLDRLAVLNSPHARVLRDGAIQDIPTAEVVLDDVILLFAGDQVPADATVFAANGLEIDESLLTGESNPVDKEAGSEALAGSSVVGGQGRAQVVRVGDDSFAGKLTTAAKRFSLVNSEIRTGLNRVLRWITWGLLPVMAVVVNGEMQAQGGWNQALATGSWKTAAVGAVASVIAMVPLGLVLMASVAFALGGLRLARDKVLIQELAAVEGLARVDMLCLDKTGTLTEGRIVFDGMHDAGASPVQGWKEALGWFGADPDANATARCLAAVYKDDGVPRPVSSVPFASSRKWSAVSFTDGSAPGTWVLGAPELVLESTTPGHVQALSSAAGLASSGLRTLVLAHAGQPMAVREAEEAALPSVLVPAAILTFREKIRPDAATTLAYFREQGVDLRIISGDDPRTVAAVARDVGLDTADGYDARDLPEDPELMADVLQDHKVFGRVTPAQKKAMVSALRSRGHVVAMTGDGVNDALALKEADIGIAMGTAAAATKAVSRLVLLDGRFDRLPGVVAEGRRVIANIERVSMLFLAKTAYAIALSVVFGGLLWGFPFLPRQLSATDGLTIGIPAFFLALMPNARLYRPGFLKRSLTFAVPAGLIITVAVVALNTYAAIAGVYGEDSVRTGSVMVLALVALWVLVVLSRPLNRWRLLIVASMYAGLLALLTVPVIADFFGISWPPDELRNAALLAALVGCAAVELVFRLRRRLNV
- a CDS encoding carbohydrate ABC transporter permease, which translates into the protein MTTTTITSRAGGHRPGGRKAAGRSTGPTPDRKNWGATALAIFFLAVMLFPVYWMVNASLQPNGTTLETSWLPLKPDFTGYATAISEQGGNLGTSLVISLGSVALSLAIAAPAAYALAYFKVRGAGIVLFAILISQMIPGIVVANALYTAYNDLGLLNSIPGLILADSAHGIPFAILIIRAFMNGMPASVIEAARVDGAGHIRAFWSIVLPLSRNSLITAGLFTFLFAWSDFLFALTLTTTEAVRPVTLGIFQYIGAYVNDWSSVMATAVLASIPAIILLVAAQKYIAAGTTGGAVK
- a CDS encoding Gfo/Idh/MocA family protein gives rise to the protein MSTDFATIPDDGAPLRVIVVGAGGMGRAWLNTVQQSPQVELAGIVDLDLDAARAAAAAIGRPDLPVGTGTAALAADVGARAVINVTVPAAHHPVTAEALAAGLPVLGEKPVASTVSQGLSLAAAAQLSGQLFMVSQSRRYNRQLFEAKRLASSLGSIGIVSAEFFKAPHFGGFRDAMDHPLLLDMAIHQFDMARFLLDADPVSVFCEEYNPSWSWYRGDAGASAIFEMTGGERFVFTGSWCSPGQETSWNASWRISGEHGTVLWDGDNEPTVESAKPAGSAPGADPGQEIAGSLRDFVAALRTGGTPMGQVHRNIMSLAMVEAAVLSAATGTRVSVDGLLEESYAEAILAERDPGVLEILKTWPSVRAAL
- a CDS encoding carbohydrate ABC transporter permease, which encodes MSLTTDLSQATPPNGKASKGKPGGWRAGGRQSGGAGRKDTFAAPRRRSRQRRERLFQWLFLVPAVVYMALFFGYPVVKNVVMSFQDYTTATFFTGEAPWVGLANYVTVLSSSLFSTALLNTALFTVGSILGQFVIGLALAIFFQQKFPLNGILRSLLLLPWLLPLIVSSAVWRWILDKDSGALNRFLGDLNIVDTGVPWLTSTSLALIAVVGVNIWIGIPFNLTILYGGLQEIPDELYEAGSLDGATGWKAFRHITWPMLRPVVSVVLVLGVVYTLKVLDIILGLTNGGPANSTQTIATQSYALSFQEFKFGEGAALGNILVIISLVFAVLYLRASRRAVDE
- a CDS encoding CsbD family protein, which produces MGLGDKIKNAAEKAIGEAKEALGKLTNNSKLETEGKIDQGTADAKHAAEDVKDTINDK